A part of Methanobacterium bryantii genomic DNA contains:
- the hisD gene encoding histidinol dehydrogenase, translated as MEIVKLKSADKNKLINRSQIDAESVIEIVSDILHNVRKDGDISLKFYTEKFDNVKLDDFKVSEAEIKESYDKVDVKIVDALKKAAKNIKKFHKSQIPEEWFEEVDNGITAGQIIRPIEIVGCYVPGGRAVYPSSVLMTIIPAKIAGVSKVICCTPPMHDGSVNEAVLVAADIAGADEIYKIGGAQSIAAMAFGTLSVPKVDKIVGPGNIFVTAAKKLVYGDVDIDFPAGPSEVLIIADETANAEFIAYDMLAQAEHDPNAACALVTTSENIASKVNANILEKIKYMQRSKIIEESLEKYGKIIIADSLSEAVEFANDYAPEHLIIMTEDPEDVLKDIKNAGSIFLGELTPVAAGDYGSGTNHVLPTSKCARMYSGLSVDSFIKKPTVQRLSKEGVRNLKDVVITLAEHEGLFAHAESFKKRLSED; from the coding sequence ATGGAGATAGTGAAACTTAAAAGCGCAGATAAAAATAAACTCATTAATCGTTCGCAAATCGATGCAGAAAGTGTGATTGAAATTGTAAGCGACATACTTCATAATGTCCGGAAGGACGGAGATATCTCTTTAAAATTTTATACTGAAAAGTTCGATAACGTTAAATTAGATGATTTTAAAGTCAGTGAAGCAGAAATCAAAGAGAGTTATGACAAAGTAGATGTTAAAATAGTAGATGCATTAAAAAAGGCTGCTAAAAACATTAAAAAATTTCATAAATCCCAAATTCCAGAAGAATGGTTTGAAGAAGTTGATAATGGAATTACTGCAGGCCAGATAATTCGGCCAATTGAAATTGTAGGTTGTTATGTTCCGGGGGGACGTGCTGTTTACCCTTCATCAGTTTTAATGACAATCATTCCTGCAAAAATTGCAGGTGTTAGTAAGGTAATCTGCTGTACACCTCCAATGCATGACGGCAGTGTAAATGAGGCTGTACTTGTTGCAGCAGATATAGCTGGTGCAGATGAAATTTATAAGATAGGTGGGGCTCAATCCATAGCTGCCATGGCATTTGGTACTCTAAGCGTTCCTAAAGTTGATAAGATAGTAGGTCCTGGAAATATATTTGTTACAGCTGCAAAAAAATTGGTATACGGTGATGTAGACATAGATTTCCCTGCAGGACCATCAGAAGTGCTTATAATAGCTGATGAAACCGCTAATGCAGAATTTATTGCTTATGATATGCTGGCTCAAGCTGAACACGACCCTAACGCTGCCTGTGCACTTGTTACAACATCAGAAAATATTGCAAGTAAGGTAAATGCTAATATTTTAGAAAAAATTAAATATATGCAGAGAAGTAAAATAATAGAAGAATCCCTTGAAAAGTATGGTAAAATAATAATTGCTGATTCTTTAAGTGAAGCTGTGGAGTTTGCAAACGATTATGCTCCAGAACACCTGATTATTATGACAGAAGACCCTGAGGATGTCCTAAAAGACATCAAAAATGCAGGTTCTATATTTTTAGGAGAATTAACTCCAGTTGCAGCTGGAGACTATGGTTCTGGAACAAATCATGTTCTTCCAACTTCAAAATGTGCAAGAATGTATTCTGGGCTTTCGGTGGATTCATTTATTAAAAAACCGACAGTGCAGAGGCTTTCAAAGGAAGGAGTCCGCAACTTAAAAGATGTTGTTATAACTCTTGCAGAACATGAAGGACTTTTTGCCCATGCTGAATCATTTAAAAAGCGATTAAGTGAGGATTGA
- the aspS gene encoding aspartate--tRNA(Asn) ligase, with product MTDSLGDWRRTHYSKRISPELSGEKVTVMGWIHEIRDLGGIIFVLLRDRDGLIQITAPSKKITKELLEEIRKLRRESVIAVKGTVQDSSKAPGGFEIIPAEVKLLNESKLPLPLDTTEKVHAEIDTRLDSRYVDLRRASVSAIFKIKSRMLHSVRSFFEEGEFIEINTPKLGASATEGGTELFPITYFEREAFLSQSPQLYKQMMMASGLDKVYEIAQIFRAEEHDTLRHLNEAISIDAEASFCNHEDMMNVLEGLVRTAIKNVREQCEDELKILGVDLEVPEAPFERVDYDDVVDIVNSKGVNMKYGEDLSRAAEKAIGEKMDDYYFITGWPTDIKPFYVMPDSENPGKSCAFDLMYKDLEISSGAQRLHIHDILVERIKKQGLNPASFERYLAAFEYGMPPHAGWGLGAERFTMCITGAKNVRETVLFPRDRRRLTP from the coding sequence TTGACAGACTCATTGGGAGATTGGAGAAGAACTCATTATTCAAAAAGAATAAGCCCTGAACTAAGCGGAGAAAAAGTTACAGTTATGGGTTGGATTCATGAAATAAGAGACCTTGGAGGAATAATATTTGTCCTTCTAAGAGATAGGGATGGACTTATTCAAATTACTGCCCCAAGTAAAAAAATTACAAAGGAACTACTTGAGGAGATAAGAAAATTAAGGAGAGAATCAGTAATAGCAGTTAAGGGAACTGTGCAGGATTCTTCAAAAGCACCAGGCGGCTTTGAAATTATCCCTGCTGAAGTTAAACTACTCAACGAATCTAAATTACCTCTTCCACTGGACACAACAGAAAAAGTACATGCAGAAATAGATACACGTCTTGATTCAAGATATGTAGATCTCAGGAGAGCATCTGTAAGTGCTATATTTAAAATAAAAAGCAGAATGCTTCATTCTGTCAGGTCTTTCTTTGAAGAAGGGGAATTTATAGAAATAAACACTCCAAAACTTGGTGCATCTGCAACTGAAGGAGGAACAGAACTTTTTCCAATTACATACTTTGAAAGAGAGGCATTCCTCAGTCAAAGCCCTCAACTTTACAAACAGATGATGATGGCTTCTGGACTTGACAAAGTATACGAAATAGCACAGATATTTAGGGCTGAAGAACACGATACTTTAAGGCATTTAAACGAAGCTATTTCTATAGATGCAGAAGCATCTTTCTGTAATCATGAAGATATGATGAATGTTCTGGAAGGACTCGTACGTACAGCCATTAAAAATGTTAGAGAGCAGTGCGAAGATGAACTTAAAATTTTAGGAGTAGATCTGGAGGTACCAGAAGCTCCATTTGAAAGGGTCGATTATGATGATGTGGTTGACATCGTAAATTCCAAGGGTGTCAACATGAAGTATGGTGAAGACCTATCCCGAGCAGCTGAAAAAGCTATTGGAGAAAAAATGGATGACTACTACTTCATAACTGGCTGGCCAACTGATATTAAACCATTTTATGTAATGCCTGACAGTGAAAACCCAGGAAAAAGCTGTGCATTTGACCTGATGTATAAAGACCTGGAAATATCATCTGGTGCTCAAAGGCTCCATATACATGATATTTTAGTTGAAAGGATTAAAAAACAGGGTTTAAACCCGGCTTCATTTGAAAGGTACCTCGCAGCATTTGAATATGGAATGCCGCCACACGCTGGTTGGGGATTAGGTGCTGAAAGGTTTACAATGTGTATCACTGGAGCTAAAAACGTTAGGGAAACTGTTTTATTCCCAAGGGATAGACGAAGGTTAACTCCTTAA